From Magnolia sinica isolate HGM2019 chromosome 13, MsV1, whole genome shotgun sequence, one genomic window encodes:
- the LOC131224042 gene encoding reticuline oxidase-like — translation MQPFIFFYCPNMESQTSLYFLLLLGSLLTCACREDLPTCLSQGGVTNITTSYNPDYLHFLYSSNQNLRVSKPFLNKPIAVVFPENKYQVQTAIRCSRKGSWEIRLRSGGHSFEGLSSVADGPFVIIDLMNLDRVTVDLESETAWVEGGATLGQLYNAIATASNRHGFSGGMCPTVGTGGQISGGGYGALIRKYGVAADHVVDAVLVDADGQLLDRKSMGKEVFWAIRGGGGGNWGVVVAWKIRLLEVPENVTLFRIDKSGTTSQTASLWHKWQLVAPKLDENFFLQVLVWPGTINTTEIFMFFTGFYLGPKASALAIISNAFPELGVTLQDCKEMSWAEGVIFIMGDPNVRTVADLKNRFAYLKTFIKSKSDYVKVPIPLAGLKGALEILSKLHKAILFLDPYGGINDRIKSDAIAFPHRAGNLYSIDCFLQWGEEDDGKSGEYLDGIRRLYEYMGAFYLVGPRAAYVNSVDLDLGVIDWSDSNMNGVETVEVARAWGEKYFLGNYDRLVHAKTLIDPNNVFRHPQIFLPRLVVKDVCIISRWDVCSFLFLLFYFLFFFVRCYLTLNLSVIVRNFILGS, via the coding sequence atgcaaccattcatcttcttttATTGCCCCAACATGGAAAGCCAAACAAGCCTCTACTTCCTTCTCCTACTTGGCTCTCTGCTAACGTGCGCCTGTAGGGAAGACCTTCCGACGTGCCTGTCACAAGGAGGGGTAACAAACATCACCACCAGTTACAATCCTGACTACCTTCATTTCCTTTATTCCTCCAACCAAAACCTCAGAGTTTCAAAGCCCTTTCTCAATAAGCCTATTGCGGTTGTATTCCCCGAAAACAAATACCAGGTCCAGACGGCGATCCGATGCTCGAGGAAGGGGTCATGGGAAATCAGGTTAAGGTCTGGGGGCCACAGCTTCGAGGGTCTATCATCTGTAGCCGATGGGCCATTTGTGATAATAGACTTGATGAACCTCGACCGGGTCACGGTCGACTTGGAATCCGAGACAGCCTGGGTTGAAGGCGGTGCAACTCTTGGCCAGCTGTACAATGCGATCGCGACCGCAAGCAACCGGCATGGGTTCTCGGGTGGCATGTGCCCGACGGTGGGGACCGGAGGCCAAATCAGCGGTGGTGGCTACGGAGCATTGATAAGGAAGTATGGGGTTGCAGCTGACCACGTTGTAGACGCCGTCCTCGTCGATGCAGATGGGCAGCTGTTAGACCGCAAGTCCATGGGCAAAGAGGTGTTCTGGGCCATCCGGGGCGGCGGAGGTGGAAACTGGGGTGTGGTGGTTGCATGGAAAATCCGACTACTTGAAGTGCCGGAAAACGTTACATTGTTCCGAATTGATAAATCCGGTACAACGAGCCAAACTGCCAGTTTGTGGCATAAATGGCAGCTCGTTGCACCAAAATTAGATGAGAATTTCTTCTTGCAGGTGCTTGTCTGGCCGGGAACAATAAACACTACTGAAATTTTCATGTTCTTTACTGGATTCTACTTGGGGCCTAAGGCATCAGCTCTTGCCATCATAAGCAACGCATTTCCTGAATTGGGTGTAACCTTACAAGACTGCAAAGAGATGAGCTGGGCAGAAGGTGTCATTTTCATAATGGGAGATCCTAACGTGCGTACGGTGGCAGACTTGAAGAACAGGTTCGCCTATCTTAAGACGTTCATCAAGTCAAAATCTGACTATGTGAAGGTCCCAATACCATTAGCTGGATTGAAAGGAGCTTTGGAGATATTATCAAAACTGCATAAAGCAATTCTCTTTTTAGACCCTTACGGTGGAATTAATGATAGGATAAAGAGTGATGCAATAGCTTTCCCACATAGAGCAGGAAACCTCTATTCTATTGATTGTTTCCTACAATGGGGAGAGGAGGATGATGGGAAGAGTGGAGAGTATTTGGATGGGATTAGGAGGCTTTACGAGTACATGGGGGCCTTCTATTTGGTGGGCCCTAGGGCTGCGTATGTGAACAGCGTTGATCTTGATCTTGGCGTGATCGACTGGTCGGATTCCAACATGAATGGGGTTGAAACTGTGGAGGTTGCAAGGGCTTGGGGTGAGAAATATTTCTTGGGGAACTATGATCGACTGGTGCATGCGAAGACGTTGATCGATCCAAACAACGTTTTCAGGCATCCACAGATATTCCTCCCTCGGCTTGTAGTGAAGGACGTGTGTATTATCAGTAGATGGGATGTGTGtagttttttgtttcttttattttattttttattttttttcgtgcGTTGTTATTTGACTTTGAATTTGTCTGTAATAGTCCGTAATTTTATTTTGGGGAGTTAA
- the LOC131224123 gene encoding uncharacterized protein LOC131224123: protein MTTSLIYLIPKISSPKGFSDFLSISLCNCVYKILSKIIAARLSKILPSIISPEQGAFIQGRAILENIALAQELFREINKKVRGGNIVLKLDMEKAYDRVEWGFFKSTRGLRQGDPLSLGLFIILAEVLSRGLKRLVEWGFCQPFKLMRGCPLLSHLLYVDDTLLFLNGGLSSLINSKAFLVAYQAASGQLINHHKSSFFSSNKISSSKNWSIERLLGISKSSSTLSYLGVPIAARRLILSDFQPLIDKVDNRFRWWQSRFLSQAGRVVLFKDILASIPVHTLAAVHLSAQVLSMLEKCFANFYRGWDAGKKKLHWKSSKVISCPHDEEGLGIMKLAEGPDAPFWPHSPSGAFSVSSAWSVSRSSEPRRSWARCIWHGSIPPQMSNFLWRPLNNAIPVDSAIQARGIPLASKCVCCQATPAQRYVVETLPHLLLESELAVRAWNFLGSCFGINVMPASSLEARVAQWCGAHPNSSSSPLMHRIALGVLMWVISKARNAARFNNKPISISAISAYLSWWIFAISGTSFSPLGIAVGLSSPHHSGGGVCRDENDTFMFAFVFGYEEGSNTYAELHAVLDGISGCISKGFPNVEVKSDSQLVIGMLSSQRFLQWTDRASRKYRVPPLSGLALSIIVLEIWINRNSARFEDRSMPASRIISSNVSRWLKGRGLPADVAGIKLTAGQYCSVNPL, encoded by the exons ATGACTACTTCTCTGATCTACTTAATCCCCAAGATTTCCTCGCCCAAGGGGTTCTCAGATTTCCTTTCGATAAGCCTCTGTAACTGCGTCTATAAGATTCTTTCCAAGATCATTGCTGCTAGACTGAGTAAGATTCTTCCGTCCATCATCTCCCCAGAGCAAGGGGCCTTCATCCAAGGTAGAGCGATCTTGGAAAATATCGCTTTAGCTCAGGAGCTTTTCAGAGAGATTAACAAAAAGGTGAGGGGAGGGAACATCGTTTTAAAGCTCGATATGGAGAAAGCTTATGACAGGGTGGAGTGGG GTTTCTTTAAATCTACCCGCGGTCTCAGGCAAGGTGACCCATTGTCCCTGGGTCTCTTCATTATCTTGGCGGAGGTACTGAGCAGGGGGCTGAAAAGGTTGGTCGAGTGGGGTTTTTGCCAACCTTTCAAGCTAATGAGAGGATGCCCCTTACTCTCCCACCTTTTGTATGTGGACGATACTCTGCTCTTCCTGAATGGTGGTTTGTCATCCCTTATAAACTCCAAAGCTTTTCTAGTCGCATATCAGGCAGCTTCGGGCCAACTTATCAACCATCACAAGAGTAGCTTTTTCAGCTCCAACAAAATTTCTTCCTCCAAAAACTGGTCCATTGAGAGGCTGCTCGGAATCAGTAAATCTTCCTCCACTCTTTCCTATCTAGGTGTGCCCATCGCAGCTAGGAGGCTGATTTTGAGTGACTTCCAGCCTTTAATTGATAAGGTGGATAATCGTTTCAGGTGGTGGCAGTCGAGGTTCCTTTCTCAGGCGGGCAGAGTAGTTTTGTTTAAGGACATTCTCGCTTCGATCCCGGTGCATACCTTAGCTGCAGTTCACCTGTCGGCTCAGGTTTTGTCGATGCTAGAGAAATGTTTTGCCAACTTTTACCGGGGCTGGGATGCCGGGAAAAAGAAGCTTCATTGGAAGAGTTCGAAGGTCATTTCTTGCCCGCACGATGAGGAAGGGCTGGGTATCATGAAGCTGGCTGAG GGGCCGGATGCCCCTTTCTGGCCTCATTCCCCGTCTGGAGCCTTCTCTGTCAGCTCTGCCTGGAGCGTTAGCAGGTCCAGTGAGCCTCGTCGGAGTTGGGCCAGGTGCATCTGGCATGGGAGTATACCTCCTCAGATGTCTAATTTTCTGTGGAGGCCATTGAACAATGCCATCCCAGTGGATAGTGCGATCCAGGCCCGCGGTATCCCCCTCGCATCAAAGTGTGTTTGTTGTCAGGCCACCCCTGCACAGAGGTATGTAGTTGAGACTCTTCCCCATCTTTTGCTGGAGAGCGAGTTGGCAGTGCGAGCCTGGAATTTCCTTGGTTCCTGCTTCGGCATCAATGTCATGCCGGCCTCCTCCCTTGAAGCCAGGGTGGCCCAATGGTGTGGTGCTCATccgaactcttcctcctcaccgcTGATGCACAGGATAGCTCTGGGTGTGCTGATGTGGGTGATCTCTAAGGCTAGAAATGCTGCTCGTTTTAACAACAAGCCGATTTCCATATCTGCCATTTCTGCTTATCTTTCCTGGTGGATCTTTGCCATTTCTGGCACATCCTTCTCTCCTTTGGGGATTGCTGTCGGTCTGAGTTCCCCTCACCATTCAG GTGGAGGCGTTTGCAGAGATGAAAACGACACTTTCATGTTTGCCTTTGTGTTTGGCTATGAGGAGGGGTCGAACACGTATGCGGAGCTTCATGCAGTTTTGGACGGAATTTCTGGGTGTATCTCCAAGGGGTTCCCTAATGTGGAGGTGAAGTCAGACTCGCAGTTGGTGATTGGCATGTTATCTAGCCAG AGATTTCTCCAATGGACTGACAGAGCTAGCAGAAAGTATAGAGTTCCCCCCCTCTCTGGCCTCGCCCTCAGTATCATCGTTTTGGAAATCTGGATCAACAGAAACTCTGCTCGCTTTGAAGACCGCTCGATGCCCGCCTCCCGCATTATCTCCTCCAACGTCTCTCGCTGGCTGAAG ggacgtggattgcctgcggATGTTGCCGGTATCAAGCTGACTGCCGGACAGTACTGCTCTGTTAACCCCCTATGA